In Desulfonatronum sp. SC1, one DNA window encodes the following:
- a CDS encoding YIP1 family protein yields the protein MEITCPQCGFARTVSDEKIPERAEIATCPKCKHKFQFRTADEAVPPPPLLAAPPSDEPAPHRIQSEPQSAPEIDSGHQTGRADTAEDTASQKAPFEKTSSGKTPTGNGDFWDNLASMGSPHQESGDPPPTEEVTGDGEIEVPWERLDIYGFFPGIWETIKRAMLRPVAFFQAMPVGAGQIKPLIFYLLIAEFQIVLQMLWDMTGVTSGMTGEGEAMGISAAMLLVGYPIILTMLLYVMAMLVHACLSMVGGATRGFEGTFRALTYGSAPMVLTLIPFIGPLVGAIWSLVITFLGYKYIHRTTTAKVILAMLLPLIPFILLLAIVMSMAQRSGAPIF from the coding sequence ATGGAAATCACCTGTCCACAATGCGGCTTCGCCAGGACCGTTTCAGACGAAAAAATCCCGGAACGGGCGGAAATCGCCACCTGCCCGAAATGCAAACATAAATTTCAATTTCGAACAGCCGACGAAGCCGTCCCCCCTCCTCCCCTGCTTGCGGCTCCTCCAAGCGACGAGCCCGCTCCCCATCGAATCCAATCCGAGCCCCAAAGCGCCCCTGAAATCGACTCCGGCCATCAAACAGGCCGGGCCGATACCGCCGAAGACACTGCATCCCAAAAAGCGCCATTCGAGAAAACTTCGTCCGGGAAAACACCTACCGGCAATGGCGACTTCTGGGACAACCTCGCTTCCATGGGCTCTCCCCACCAGGAATCAGGAGATCCGCCCCCCACTGAAGAAGTCACGGGAGACGGCGAGATCGAGGTACCCTGGGAACGGCTGGATATTTACGGTTTTTTTCCCGGCATCTGGGAGACCATCAAACGAGCCATGCTCCGTCCTGTGGCTTTTTTTCAGGCCATGCCCGTGGGGGCCGGACAGATCAAACCATTGATCTTTTACCTGCTGATCGCTGAGTTTCAGATCGTCTTGCAAATGCTCTGGGATATGACCGGCGTGACGTCGGGCATGACCGGGGAAGGCGAGGCCATGGGGATCAGTGCCGCGATGCTGCTGGTGGGCTACCCGATCATTTTGACCATGCTCTTGTACGTCATGGCCATGCTGGTCCACGCCTGCCTGAGCATGGTCGGAGGAGCAACGCGGGGGTTCGAGGGGACGTTTCGGGCCCTGACCTACGGCAGCGCCCCCATGGTGCTGACGCTGATTCCGTTCATCGGCCCTTTAGTGGGCGCGATCTGGTCCTTGGTCATCACGTTTCTGGGCTACAAGTACATCCATCGGACGACGACGGCCAAAGTCATTCTGGCCATGTTGCTGCCCTTGATTCCGTTCATTCTTCTGCTGGCCATCGTCATGAGCATGGCTCAACGCAGCGGCGCGCCGATCTTCTGA
- the secG gene encoding preprotein translocase subunit SecG produces the protein MSALIITIHVMACIALVILILLQSGKEGMGVIFGGGSSSVFGSSGAGGLLKKLTISVASIFIITSLSFTYMSGQRTAEESVILDFPADLPQVPASPGSIEEQISIPVEPQNTTPQSQTETQ, from the coding sequence TTGAGCGCACTGATCATCACTATTCACGTTATGGCCTGTATCGCCCTGGTCATTCTCATTTTACTGCAATCCGGCAAGGAAGGCATGGGAGTCATCTTCGGCGGAGGAAGCAGTTCCGTCTTCGGCAGCAGCGGTGCCGGGGGGCTGCTTAAAAAACTGACCATCAGCGTGGCCAGCATTTTTATCATCACCTCCCTGAGTTTTACCTACATGAGCGGACAGCGTACCGCCGAAGAATCCGTGATCCTTGACTTCCCAGCCGATTTACCGCAAGTTCCCGCCTCTCCCGGAAGCATTGAAGAGCAGATATCTATTCCCGTGGAACCTCAGAATACTACTCCGCAATCACAAACCGAAACACAGTAA
- the rimI gene encoding ribosomal protein S18-alanine N-acetyltransferase has product MPCVLLLSRDELPDVVSLEAELFPDPWSLGQFQNGHDQGTCRIHGVRDHMTLVGYISCQVLPPEMEILNMAVLPGFRRRGMGRELVTAAMDHGSALGVVVCHLEVDETNIAALHLYTSLGFSRIGRRRGYYPHPEGARDAVLMRRDPRSVAASRGPMAFANV; this is encoded by the coding sequence GTGCCCTGCGTCTTACTGCTCTCTCGCGACGAACTCCCGGATGTTGTTTCGCTGGAGGCCGAGCTTTTCCCCGACCCATGGTCCCTCGGACAGTTCCAGAACGGTCACGATCAAGGCACGTGCCGCATACATGGAGTCCGTGACCACATGACGCTGGTCGGCTATATAAGCTGCCAGGTCCTGCCTCCGGAAATGGAAATTTTGAACATGGCCGTTTTACCCGGTTTCCGGCGCCGCGGGATGGGCCGTGAATTGGTGACCGCGGCTATGGATCACGGATCGGCCCTGGGAGTCGTGGTCTGTCACCTGGAGGTGGACGAAACCAACATTGCCGCTCTGCACCTCTATACTTCGCTGGGTTTTTCACGGATAGGACGCCGCAGGGGGTACTATCCGCACCCGGAGGGAGCGCGAGATGCCGTTCTGATGCGGCGTGATCCGCGAAGCGTCGCGGCAAGCCGTGGCCCAATGGCTTTTGCCAATGTTTGA
- the fliD gene encoding flagellar filament capping protein FliD — protein MDTEALISGSINFTGLGSGTDFKTMIEQLINLERRQTARLELWKKEWEKKQEGFRELNSKMLNLRTNLQRINTMAKFMVKDADSVNKNVLTATATDKAQVGSHVLEVHQLAQNHIRTSETFKPSTTEDITGGSAQVFSYSYNGKTRMLNLPSGGSLEGLRNLINTDPENPGIRASIIKSAEGEYHLQLRGMDLGASKMIAINDTTTVPGFTDADFNETQAAQNSKLKIDGFPPGADDWIERSTNTISDLLDGVTLNLRQAGTTTLNIAVNNEKVLDNVREFVDQVNEVRAQITKLTKVDQSGNGSILTGNYAIQMIDSRLKSITSVKSIGFDVNNDVFSSLGMIGITTDAEQGSPTFGMLKLDEEVLEHSLRNRPEAFARVFAADYIGSSDSQDFRYLSSIDGVTKGGEYVVKYTVSDGKIINATINGNQANYSGNGEITGKSGKPEAGMVIKVDDMSVDGDYSGKVFLKYGKIPELADALKDLTDIKTGPLKILEENYDDITDGIDRKIEFEQRRIARMERDLRARFARLETLLGYYDQLGASIRSQLGQLTSDTK, from the coding sequence ATGGATACGGAAGCCCTTATATCAGGATCGATCAACTTCACGGGTCTGGGGTCCGGAACGGACTTCAAAACCATGATTGAGCAGTTGATCAACTTGGAGCGCAGACAAACCGCCCGCCTGGAACTCTGGAAAAAGGAGTGGGAGAAAAAGCAGGAAGGGTTTCGGGAACTGAATTCCAAGATGCTCAACCTGCGGACCAACCTGCAACGCATCAATACCATGGCCAAATTCATGGTCAAGGACGCGGACAGCGTCAACAAGAACGTGCTTACGGCCACGGCCACGGACAAGGCCCAAGTTGGCAGCCATGTGCTGGAAGTTCACCAACTGGCCCAGAACCACATTCGGACCAGCGAAACCTTCAAGCCCAGCACGACCGAGGACATCACCGGGGGCTCGGCCCAGGTGTTCAGCTATTCCTACAATGGCAAAACCAGGATGCTGAACCTGCCGTCCGGAGGCAGCCTGGAGGGCCTGCGCAACTTGATCAATACGGATCCGGAAAACCCGGGTATCCGGGCCAGCATCATCAAAAGCGCGGAAGGTGAGTACCACTTACAGCTTCGGGGCATGGACCTGGGAGCGAGCAAGATGATTGCCATCAACGATACCACCACGGTTCCCGGCTTTACGGACGCAGACTTCAATGAAACCCAAGCCGCGCAGAACTCCAAACTCAAGATCGACGGCTTCCCCCCGGGCGCTGATGACTGGATTGAACGCTCCACGAACACGATATCCGACCTGTTGGACGGCGTAACCCTCAACCTACGTCAAGCCGGCACGACCACGCTGAACATTGCCGTGAACAATGAAAAGGTTCTGGACAATGTCCGGGAATTCGTGGACCAGGTGAACGAGGTGCGAGCCCAGATCACCAAATTGACCAAGGTGGATCAAAGCGGCAACGGATCCATTCTGACCGGCAACTACGCCATCCAGATGATCGACTCGCGGCTGAAGTCCATCACCTCCGTGAAAAGCATTGGCTTTGACGTCAACAACGACGTGTTCAGCTCCCTGGGCATGATCGGGATCACCACGGATGCGGAACAAGGCTCCCCCACGTTCGGCATGCTCAAACTGGACGAGGAAGTTTTGGAGCACTCCTTGCGCAACCGTCCGGAAGCCTTTGCCCGGGTATTCGCGGCGGACTACATCGGCTCCAGCGATTCCCAGGACTTCCGGTATTTATCCAGCATTGACGGGGTGACCAAGGGCGGTGAGTACGTCGTGAAATACACAGTCAGCGACGGCAAGATCATCAACGCGACCATCAACGGCAACCAAGCCAACTACAGCGGCAACGGGGAAATCACCGGCAAGAGCGGCAAGCCGGAGGCCGGTATGGTCATCAAGGTGGACGATATGTCCGTGGATGGGGACTACTCCGGCAAAGTCTTCCTGAAATACGGCAAGATCCCTGAACTTGCCGATGCGCTCAAGGATTTGACGGATATCAAAACCGGACCGCTTAAAATACTTGAAGAGAACTACGACGACATCACCGATGGTATTGATCGAAAAATCGAGTTCGAACAGCGCCGCATCGCCCGCATGGAGCGGGACTTACGCGCTCGGTTCGCTCGTTTGGAAACCTTGCTCGGCTATTACGACCAGCTCGGTGCCTCCATAAGGTCACAGCTTGGGCAGTTGACTTCGGACACGAAGTAA
- a CDS encoding inositol monophosphatase family protein produces the protein MTDHALLLPKTIDIVREAGDLLMRYWHAPREIRHKGRIDLVTTADLALEKLLKERLGNLLPDADFLAEESASTDDLGKKLNGPTWIIDPLDGTTNFAHGFPFVAISVALWDEGDVQLGLVHLPVLNELFHAAKGRGTHLNNAPVHVSTVPDLENSLVATGFPYSVREQLPPILGWMETMLSLTQGIRRPGSAASDLAYVACGRFDAFYEINLKPWDMAAGWLLVREAGGLVTRMDDSAFELHIPSILASNALVHQRMVEALGRTAG, from the coding sequence ATGACCGACCACGCACTGCTTCTCCCAAAAACCATCGACATCGTCCGCGAAGCCGGGGATCTGCTGATGCGGTACTGGCACGCTCCGCGAGAAATCCGCCATAAGGGCCGGATTGATCTGGTTACCACAGCGGACCTGGCCCTGGAAAAACTGCTCAAGGAACGTCTGGGGAATTTGCTCCCCGATGCCGATTTCTTGGCTGAGGAGTCGGCCTCCACCGACGACCTGGGAAAAAAACTGAACGGCCCCACCTGGATCATCGACCCTCTGGACGGCACCACCAACTTCGCCCACGGCTTTCCCTTCGTGGCCATCTCCGTGGCTTTGTGGGACGAGGGGGATGTCCAGCTCGGGCTTGTCCACTTGCCCGTACTCAACGAGCTGTTCCATGCCGCCAAGGGCCGGGGCACCCACCTCAACAACGCTCCGGTCCATGTTTCCACCGTCCCGGATTTGGAAAATTCGCTGGTCGCCACCGGATTCCCCTACTCCGTCCGGGAGCAGTTGCCGCCGATCCTGGGATGGATGGAAACCATGCTCAGCCTGACTCAGGGGATTCGACGGCCCGGCTCCGCGGCAAGCGACCTGGCCTATGTCGCTTGCGGTCGCTTTGACGCGTTCTATGAGATTAATCTCAAGCCGTGGGACATGGCCGCGGGCTGGCTGTTGGTCCGTGAGGCCGGAGGATTGGTCACCCGAATGGACGATTCGGCGTTCGAACTGCACATCCCCTCCATCCTGGCCAGCAATGCCTTGGTCCATCAGAGGATGGTCGAGGCCCTCGGGCGGACCGCTGGCTGA
- the pgk gene encoding phosphoglycerate kinase — translation MSITYLKDVDVRNKRLLVRVDYNVPMDQGVIKEDTRIRASLPTLKLALERGASLVLCSHMGRPKGQVVAELSLRPVARRLSELLGKDVAMAPDCVGPEVQAMAEALEPGQILLLENLRFHAGETKNDPDFSAQLAKLGDVFVSDAFGTAHRAHASNVGVTKLIPACCAGLLMQKEWEYLGQALADPKRPFVAVSGGAKVSGKLELLNNLLEKVDRMIIGGAMANTFIKAQGFGVGASLVEDDLLDTARTVLAKAKELGTALYLPVDFVYAEGLKSERADGVCPYQDIPSDKMVLDIGPATQALFAEVLAGAGTVVWNGPMGAFENPAFASGSMRVATAVAESAAVSIVGGGDTDAMLHASGMADKVSFISTGGGAFLEFMEGKDLPAFKALKECAA, via the coding sequence ATGAGCATTACGTATTTGAAAGACGTGGATGTCCGGAATAAACGCCTGTTGGTCCGCGTGGACTACAACGTGCCCATGGATCAAGGCGTCATCAAGGAGGATACCCGCATCCGAGCCAGCCTGCCCACCCTGAAACTGGCCCTGGAACGCGGAGCCTCGCTGGTGCTCTGCTCCCACATGGGGCGTCCCAAGGGCCAGGTCGTAGCGGAATTGAGCCTGCGGCCTGTTGCCCGCCGCCTTTCCGAGCTGCTGGGAAAGGACGTGGCCATGGCCCCGGACTGCGTGGGGCCCGAGGTTCAGGCCATGGCCGAAGCCCTTGAGCCCGGGCAGATTCTGCTGCTGGAAAATCTGCGCTTTCATGCCGGAGAAACCAAGAACGATCCGGATTTCAGCGCCCAGTTGGCCAAACTGGGGGACGTTTTCGTCAGCGACGCCTTTGGCACGGCCCACCGGGCCCACGCTTCCAACGTCGGCGTGACCAAGCTGATTCCGGCCTGCTGCGCGGGTTTATTGATGCAAAAGGAATGGGAGTACCTGGGCCAGGCCCTGGCTGATCCCAAACGACCTTTTGTGGCCGTTTCCGGTGGAGCCAAGGTCTCCGGCAAGCTGGAACTGCTGAACAACCTTTTGGAAAAGGTGGATCGAATGATCATCGGCGGGGCCATGGCCAATACCTTTATCAAGGCTCAAGGCTTCGGCGTGGGTGCCTCCCTGGTGGAAGACGATCTTCTGGATACGGCCCGAACCGTCCTGGCCAAAGCCAAGGAACTTGGGACAGCGCTCTATCTTCCCGTGGACTTTGTGTATGCCGAAGGTCTCAAGTCCGAGCGGGCCGACGGGGTTTGCCCGTACCAGGACATTCCCTCGGACAAAATGGTCCTGGACATTGGCCCGGCTACTCAAGCGCTGTTCGCGGAAGTCCTGGCCGGGGCCGGAACCGTGGTCTGGAACGGTCCCATGGGCGCGTTTGAAAACCCGGCCTTTGCTTCCGGCTCCATGCGCGTGGCAACTGCCGTGGCCGAATCCGCCGCGGTGAGCATCGTCGGCGGCGGTGACACGGACGCCATGCTTCACGCCTCGGGCATGGCGGACAAGGTCAGCTTCATCTCCACCGGAGGCGGAGCTTTTCTGGAATTCATGGAAGGCAAGGATCTCCCCGCCTTCAAAGCCCTTAAGGAGTGTGCCGCATGA
- the fliS gene encoding flagellar export chaperone FliS yields MYNAAKAYLQTQVTTTNPGDVVVLLYGGAINFLQQAKQKMKERDMEQKGLLISKALDIIGELDSSLNTQKGGELGENLHKLYFYCNTRLLMANLKLDPKLIDEVITILSGLKSAFEEIKNQNPTTFSSTTSTMTASASGFAAPERNTPTTTMRYARNAYK; encoded by the coding sequence ATGTACAACGCCGCAAAAGCCTACCTCCAAACCCAGGTCACCACGACCAACCCCGGAGACGTTGTCGTGTTGCTCTATGGAGGAGCGATCAATTTCTTGCAGCAGGCCAAGCAAAAGATGAAAGAACGGGATATGGAGCAAAAAGGACTGTTGATATCCAAAGCCCTGGACATCATCGGGGAACTGGACAGCAGCTTGAACACCCAAAAAGGCGGTGAGCTTGGCGAGAACCTGCACAAGCTCTATTTCTACTGCAACACGCGGTTACTAATGGCCAACCTCAAGCTGGACCCCAAGCTCATCGACGAGGTGATCACCATTCTTTCCGGTTTGAAGTCCGCGTTCGAGGAAATCAAAAACCAGAATCCAACTACTTTTTCCTCGACCACCTCCACCATGACCGCCTCTGCCTCCGGCTTCGCTGCTCCGGAGAGGAATACTCCGACCACGACCATGCGCTACGCCAGGAACGCCTACAAGTAA
- the tpiA gene encoding triose-phosphate isomerase — MSTAPKTLIAGNWKMYKTEAQAVQLAVALSAGLRDSLPEDREVLLLPPFTALKAVAETIRGQGRLFLGGQNFYPSAEGAFTGEVAPFMLADAGCTHALVGHSERRHILKESDRFIAQKTAFGLQAGLHMILCIGETLDQRTHGSVENVLKGQLRLGLAEVNKDGMTPDQLTIAYEPVWAIGTGKVAQTEDIVAAHVLVRKTLEDFFPHCSGEIRILYGGSVKPDNAKTILGLDNVNGVLVGGASLQVDSFTAIATAV; from the coding sequence ATGAGCACGGCCCCAAAAACATTGATCGCCGGAAACTGGAAAATGTACAAAACCGAGGCCCAGGCGGTGCAGTTGGCCGTCGCCTTGTCCGCCGGCCTTCGGGACTCCTTGCCCGAGGACCGTGAAGTCCTGCTGCTGCCGCCCTTCACCGCGCTCAAGGCCGTAGCCGAAACCATCCGCGGACAAGGGCGACTGTTCCTGGGTGGGCAAAATTTTTATCCATCCGCTGAAGGCGCTTTTACCGGAGAAGTCGCCCCGTTCATGCTCGCGGACGCCGGATGCACCCACGCCCTGGTCGGCCATTCCGAACGCCGCCACATACTCAAGGAGTCCGATCGATTCATCGCCCAAAAGACCGCCTTCGGCCTGCAGGCCGGGCTGCACATGATTCTGTGCATCGGCGAAACCCTGGACCAGCGTACCCACGGCAGTGTCGAAAACGTCCTCAAGGGGCAACTCCGGCTGGGATTGGCCGAGGTAAACAAGGATGGCATGACCCCGGACCAATTGACCATCGCCTACGAACCGGTCTGGGCCATCGGCACGGGCAAGGTGGCCCAGACCGAGGACATCGTCGCTGCCCACGTCCTTGTTCGCAAGACTTTAGAGGATTTCTTCCCGCATTGCAGCGGCGAAATCCGCATTCTCTACGGCGGCAGCGTCAAGCCGGACAACGCCAAAACGATCCTCGGCCTTGACAATGTGAACGGCGTGCTGGTAGGTGGTGCAAGTTTGCAGGTTGACAGCTTCACGGCCATTGCCACGGCTGTCTGA
- a CDS encoding flagellin, giving the protein MLSINNNLMAMNAARNLGGNYSALATSTQRLSSGLRINSGADDAAGLAIRELMRAEIASLNQGVRNANDAISMIQTADGALAVIDEKLIRMKELATQAATGTYNSDQRLIIDSEYQAMASEITRIASATKFNGIYLLNGNLSGGGVAGSTDAAGNPHGWGAGHIGSGLQSTGPLKVHFGPSNDSSEDYYYIAIGNSTASALGVGNFANREHVSGIGLQGDAGYSISTQQGAQRALDALENAILSKDNIRASLGALQNRLQNTITNLQIQAENIQAAESRISDADIALEMTAFVRSQILTQAGVAMLAQANSLPRMAMQLIGG; this is encoded by the coding sequence ATGTTAAGTATTAACAACAATCTCATGGCCATGAACGCGGCCCGAAACCTGGGTGGCAATTATAGCGCTCTGGCCACATCCACCCAACGCCTTTCATCCGGTCTGCGAATCAACAGCGGCGCCGACGACGCCGCCGGTTTGGCCATTCGTGAGTTGATGCGGGCGGAGATCGCCTCGTTGAACCAGGGTGTCCGCAACGCCAACGACGCCATTTCGATGATCCAGACCGCTGACGGCGCCCTGGCCGTTATCGACGAAAAGCTGATCCGGATGAAGGAACTGGCCACCCAGGCGGCCACAGGCACCTACAACTCGGACCAGCGGCTGATCATTGACTCCGAGTATCAGGCCATGGCCTCGGAAATCACCCGAATCGCGAGTGCCACGAAGTTTAATGGTATTTATCTCCTGAATGGGAATTTATCGGGAGGAGGCGTTGCAGGTAGTACGGACGCTGCTGGCAATCCTCACGGTTGGGGGGCAGGGCATATTGGCTCTGGCCTGCAGTCAACAGGCCCCCTGAAAGTACACTTTGGACCATCCAACGACAGCAGCGAAGACTATTACTATATTGCCATCGGCAACTCCACGGCTTCGGCGTTGGGCGTAGGTAATTTTGCTAACAGAGAGCATGTCAGTGGTATCGGCCTTCAAGGGGATGCCGGCTATTCCATATCCACCCAACAGGGTGCCCAGCGAGCCCTGGATGCACTGGAAAATGCCATTCTCTCCAAGGACAACATCCGAGCCAGCCTCGGCGCCCTGCAGAACCGGCTGCAAAACACCATCACCAATCTCCAGATTCAGGCTGAAAACATCCAGGCCGCGGAATCGCGGATTTCGGACGCGGACATTGCCTTGGAGATGACTGCATTCGTGCGCAGCCAGATTCTGACCCAGGCCGGCGTGGCCATGCTCGCCCAGGCCAACTCCCTGCCCAGGATGGCAATGCAGCTCATCGGCGGCTAA